The Gossypium hirsutum isolate 1008001.06 chromosome A03, Gossypium_hirsutum_v2.1, whole genome shotgun sequence genome contains the following window.
TTATAACACCTCCATTACCCTTCAgtcaaaattcaactcaaaaaCTTGAATGGAAAACAAATTCCCATCGCTCACTTTTTTCCGTCACTTTCTCGagaaatatattttcttttccgaCTAACattcctctcctttttttttccgtCACTTTCTTGAGGAAAAAATGTCTCAGCGGGCCGGAAAGTGCCGGAAAATCCGTCACATTGTCCGAATCCGACAAATGCTGAAGCAATGGCGAAAGAAGGCCCGCATTACGGCCAATGACAACATCGGACACGCACCGTCCGATGTACCGGCGGGACATGTGGCTGTCTGTGTGGGGACCGGTCTCAAGAGATACATCGTACGAGCGACGTACCTGAACCATCCAATCTTCAAGTCACTCCTCGTACAAACCGAAGAAGAGTACGGTTTCAATAACGTAGGACCGTTGACCATCCCATGCGACGAGTCACTCTTTGAGGAGATTCTCCGTGTCGTGTCTCGTTCTGACTCGTCGTCGAACTCGGGCCGTTACTTTACATTCGAGGATCTTCAGAGACGATGCCACGTGGGCATGAAGAATAAACAACAGATTTTGAGTGAATCTCGGCCGTTGTTTCATCGGGTCGGCGATAGATCAGTCTACTGAGTTGGCCATCCGATTCACCCGAGTTGGAAGAATTAACAGTCgcaattttaaattgaatataactatgaaattttaattgtgaatttcatcatttttattttatgaaatttaagaaACTAGTTTTTTCTAATTTAGTTCATctaaatttggtccttttattttaaaaaatcgaaaagttaatcgaattatttgtaaacatatgaaattgaattgtagatacatataaattattaactTGTTGATTTTCATATTGGGCTACCTTATTAGTTTAGCAATATGAACTATTGGGTTGACTCATCTGAGTTACCCGAGTTGGAAGGATTAACagttataaattttaattcaCAATACactaatttcatgtttaattatttgTGAATATATGAAATTCACGcgttaatatttgttaatttgttgtacataaaattttaatttattgttttttttttaatttcttaagtataaatttttaaattgtttgttttttctttgaacaattttaatataaattttgatcatCCTCCTTTACTATGGGTACTTCTAATCATTGTGTTAAAAATAGCAAATATGATCAGAATTTATAAtgagatttttaaattaatattaagactcaatcaactaaatttttaatttttaaattaatgattaaaatgatttttttctattttttaattaatattattatttgcatcacattatacaaaaatttatattatatataatttttatatttaaaaaataaaatttcatacttaaattctacatgttgaaaattaatattttttttcctttctttttaagaaaaaagaGTAGATAACTTTTCCTAATTATTAGAAGTTGCCTAAATTACTCGAAgaattttattatagattttaatcattttttttttttcacacaATGCTTAGAACTACCCATATCCCCTCCTCAAtccataaataagaagataatacgCTTCAATGTGCTCCAACTCACATCTTTCTGCATTAATAACAATGCCCATATCAATCTAGTTAAgactcaaataattttttttatttttaattagtagtGTTTTGATATGATAATCTTCTCTTAGCTCATTCAAAGATTTTATTCTTAATATACATATTATCATTTATTTGAGTGATTAGTGCATAAGGTTAagcataattttaattattatttaaatattatcccTGCTAAATTAAATTTCTTTGTTAATTGACTAATTTTAGGAAATATTTCAGATTTTGtttttgcattattatttttagaattttttttttggtcatagTTCCTTTTTTTTGGcataaaattttctttgtttccttttagTGAATATTTGTAAGGCAAGTGTGCTAATTGTGCAATTATTGAAATATTTCAACTATGTTTGTGCTTTTTTATGtaccaaaaaaaaacaattattacAATTTTGGAGCAACTTAATTACTAATTAGCATTGTTATCAAAGCTGTAACTGTTGTTTTTTGGTGCATAAAAACAGttaataaaatctttaaaatattttctatgattgcaaaaTAATCACACTTATTACTTTCCATGTAaacatattattttcattttattaatatattcacTAAAATAGTATATGATATGATTTTAAGATTTGGTTTGTGTGATAggagttaaaaaataaatatttgaataaaaaattattaccgattgagtcttagtttgattGGTATCGACATTGTTATCAGTACATGAGGATGTGAGTTCGAGAGTACTGAAatacattatcttcctatttaagagTTAATCTTACTGCTAATCACATGCTTTTATTAAGTTGACAtctagaataaaatatttataaaaaaattaagaaaatgtaAGGAAAAAAGAAGTGTtgtataaacaataaataaaataaatgatgttgttgaataataaaatacagaaaaaaaaaaagaaaagataaatgaACAAGATAAATTTACAAGGtgagttttaaatgaaaaagataaatttatcttttattaattacTATTAATCGAATTATTTTGGGCAtgttcatcatttttaatttttttattcaagaactttcaaatttaaaagaattaaaacctattaaaatttaaattattttaagaaaaaatatttgtTACACTATCAATATCAATGGAGTCTTTATACTTCACAAGCAAGGTCAAGAGGTTGACAAGTGTTCTATAAGgtatagaaaaatattaaaaataaatatttaaaaaagagagacacttgataattttttaattctacTCATAGAATAAAAAGGATAAATTGCCAATGTACCAAATACTAactcttattttaattttcattaaattaaaaattattatttaatatattgaagGTGAAGTTTTTTAACGTTAAAATGTCCCATGTatcacttatttttttaaaatattaattaatcacATGTGGCAATTTCTTAACTATTCTTAAGGAGTTAAAAACACTTCTCTGTttatcaaataattatatttaaactaattatgattttgttatttttttcatttatttctctcttttttatttttaattaattttatta
Protein-coding sequences here:
- the LOC107927972 gene encoding indole-3-acetic acid-induced protein ARG7 produces the protein MSQRAGKCRKIRHIVRIRQMLKQWRKKARITANDNIGHAPSDVPAGHVAVCVGTGLKRYIVRATYLNHPIFKSLLVQTEEEYGFNNVGPLTIPCDESLFEEILRVVSRSDSSSNSGRYFTFEDLQRRCHVGMKNKQQILSESRPLFHRVGDRSVY